Proteins encoded in a region of the Dasypus novemcinctus isolate mDasNov1 chromosome 24, mDasNov1.1.hap2, whole genome shotgun sequence genome:
- the LOC131275821 gene encoding ral guanine nucleotide dissociation stimulator-like — MDAELFKKVVPHHCLGSIWSQRHQKGKEHVAPTVRAVISQFNRVANCVMATCLGDPSMKAADKARVVEHWIEVARECRTLRNFSSAHAILSTLERHMIGCQRKTWGEVSRDSFRLFQTLSRIVSTEINASQRSELISQVKSRWGARAQEGGL; from the exons ATGGATGCG gagctgttcaagaaggtggtgcccCACCACTGCCTGGGCTCCATCTGGTCCCAGCGCCACCAGAAGGGCAAGGAGCACGTGGCGCCCACCGTGCGCGCCGTCATCAGCCAGTTCAACCGCGTGGCCAACTGCGTCATGGCCACCTGCCTCGGGGACCCCAGCATGAAGGCCGCAGACAAggccagggtggtggagcactggatcGAGGTGGCCAGG gagTGCCGAACCCTCCGCAACTTCTCCTCAGCCCACGCCATCCTCTCCACTCTCGAAAGGCACATGATTGGCTGTCAGAGGAAGACATGGGGGGAAGTTTCCAG ggacagCTTCCGCCTCTTTCAGACACTGTCTAGGATTGTCTCCACTGAGATCAACGCCTCCCAGCGCAGCGAGCTGATCTCCCAGGTGAAGAGCAGGTGGGGggccagggctcaggaggggggctTGTGA